The DNA window TCTGTAAAATTGATATAATACGGCTTTCCATTTGTGACTTGCTCGATACCAATCGTCAAAAAACTATTTACGAGAACTTCGGCTGTCGCAATGTCACCGTTTGAATGGTCAAAGGAATTGACAGAACTATGTCTATAAAGCAATTCATAAGCAACGCATTTTTCATATATATCAAAGATAGGTTGGCGAGCAACAAAGACCTCCAAATAATATACACTCCTTATCTGTTTCACATACCTTCATCATACCAATATAGTAAAAATCTGTCTATTTTATAAGAAAAAACACCTAAACATTAGCATAAAAAAACGCTCCGAGTGCGAGAAAACTCAAAGCGTTTCTTTTTAATGTTCTATTCAACTAGAGTTCCTTTTAACGGGATAATCCCTACTATTTTAAGTTTTCATAATCATATATTAAAGTTACAACAAAGTCGCCATCCTAGGACACCCAATTAACCAAATCGATGTGAGCCAATTCATCTGTTAATTCATCCATGTTTTTCTGAGCAACACTGGACATTTCTTTTGTTTTTTCATCATTATTAGAGGCTCTTTTCGTATCCATTGTAGCTATATCATAGATTATTAATGGATACGAAAAGCCACAAACGTTGCGAAAACAGCTAACTAAAAAGGAAAGTGATTTATTTTTAATATTACCTAGTATTTGTTGATAAATCTTTTCATATCAAAAAAATAGCAGACCAATTAAATTACTAATTGGTCTGCTATTTGATGTGTTATTTGCCGTTTTGCGCTCAAAAACCGAATCCATAAAAATTATTATGGGAATTTTTCAAGAAATATGAATTGCGACAAAATTCATTAAGAATAAACCAGCAATGATATATAATGAGAAAGAAACTTCTTTTCCTCTCCCATTTGCTAATTTTAAAATAGGATACAGTATAAACCCGATTGCAATGCCATCTGCGATACTATACGTAAAAGGAATCATTGCTATGATGAAAATCGCAGGAAGTGCCTCGGTTAAATCCTTTAATTCCATATGACGTATATTTTGAATCATTAACCCGCCGATTAAAATCAAGATGGGGGCAATAGCATGATTTGGTATCCACTTAATGTATGGAATAAAGAAGATAGATGCTAAAAACAAAACACCGGTAGTTAACGAGGTTAATCCAGTACGTCCACCAGACGCTATGGCTGCCGAAGTTTCAACGGTCGATACCGTCGGACTTGTTCCAAATACTCCAGAAAACATGGAAGAAATGGAATTTGCTTGAAATGATTTACTGTATTTCTCCGGTTGTTTCAGCAGATCAACATGACCATGAACAAGACCAATGTTTTCAAAGACCAGAACCATCGTAACTGAAAACACACCAACAAAAAATGGAAAGCTGAGTAGATTACTGAACGAAAGTGCACCAAAGACATCACTGTAAGATTGCAATGATAGTGTTGAACTTTCAACGGTTGGCTCTATTTGAAAAATAAGGGCCAGGACTGTACCAAAAGCGATACTCCATAAAAAGCTTCCTGGAATATTACGCAAAAATAAAATGAGTGTGACAAGTAAAGTTAAGATTGTTGCGATTACCGTTAAGTCACCAAAATTTCCTAGTGCAATCAACGCATCTTCTCCACGGGTCACGATTCCACCCTTTTCTAGTCCAATCAACATT is part of the Bacillus sp. 2205SS5-2 genome and encodes:
- a CDS encoding NCS2 family permease, coding for MKKERGIFLLKQHETSVRKEVMAGFIGFITIAYIIAVNALILTEAGIPYEGAVLATIFASFFGCALMAFWANAPILLVPGMGINAMFTFTLVGSMGLSWQEALAVVFVSGILFVVVAFTRLSEVLSKAIPSSLKDAITVGLGLFLMLIGLEKGGIVTRGEDALIALGNFGDLTVIATILTLLVTLILFLRNIPGSFLWSIAFGTVLALIFQIEPTVESSTLSLQSYSDVFGALSFSNLLSFPFFVGVFSVTMVLVFENIGLVHGHVDLLKQPEKYSKSFQANSISSMFSGVFGTSPTVSTVETSAAIASGGRTGLTSLTTGVLFLASIFFIPYIKWIPNHAIAPILILIGGLMIQNIRHMELKDLTEALPAIFIIAMIPFTYSIADGIAIGFILYPILKLANGRGKEVSFSLYIIAGLFLMNFVAIHIS